A region from the Elusimicrobiota bacterium genome encodes:
- a CDS encoding VWA domain-containing protein: MIPVEFMHPWALALAPLAAFLVWQARRTLAPLSPRRRRASLAARLVLFFLLVLALSDPRWLGATRKQSVAFLVDTSDSVRAAAIAAATKTAEKLPPALASAGSARDPDSSRWFAFAGSTRVVAGPAAFKEFDRRPLVPSRTDLASALRLAHASLPADRVRSVVVFTDGVTEPAAWDSLLASLAADDIRVIPVTVARPDDPEALVRALRAPARVRQREPFRISTDISSNRAQPATLRVFRNGILVQSSPVTLAVGANRFEFTQVIESDALAEYVLRVEARDDTFADNNELTTLVRAEGEPRVLMLTDAPAQARYLSQALKQEGIRLDIRPARGAPLSLGDLQNYALLILDNVSAVELGAPQLKLYASYVTDFGGGLLMLGGDQSFGLGGYHRTPIDEVLPLRSDFQADEEAPSLGLVLIIDKSGSMSGERIEMARAAAAGAIDLLTPKDYAGIVIFDNDASWAAEIQPVVDRHDFRRRIASIEADGGTNLSPAMDLAYRGLAPVPAKLKHVIVLSDGQSEPGNILEIASQMAQAGMTVSTVGLGEGIDVDNLTEIARRGNGRYYYTANSQDVPQILAKETVTAAKSALQEFPFAPRRSRDAGFLGGIDFAAAPFLYGYVRTELRPTAELWLATERGEPLLATWRHGLGHAGAFTSDARARWATEWLRWDGYGRFWVQTVRHLMRTDAAAPFAVAVAPEPGADGDGFRITLDAVDPAGDFVTKATGRVLVLDPSGERRSLDLAPAGPGRFTVRVPAPARGNHHFDIRLDSPAFPDGAVRAYAAAAPSFPDEYKLAPPDSALLDRIAAATRGVRDPADLAALLAADPRAARHEHPLWPWLAAAALLTFLVDVSLKRLPSPLRL, encoded by the coding sequence ATGATCCCCGTCGAATTCATGCACCCCTGGGCGCTCGCCCTCGCCCCGCTCGCCGCCTTTCTCGTCTGGCAGGCCCGCCGCACCCTCGCGCCGCTCTCCCCGCGCCGCCGCCGCGCCAGTCTCGCCGCCCGCCTCGTCCTGTTTTTCCTGCTCGTGCTCGCCCTGTCCGATCCGCGCTGGCTCGGCGCCACCCGCAAACAATCCGTCGCCTTTCTCGTCGACACCAGCGACAGCGTGCGCGCCGCCGCCATCGCCGCCGCGACCAAGACCGCGGAAAAACTCCCGCCCGCGCTCGCCTCCGCCGGTTCCGCCCGCGACCCCGACTCCTCCCGATGGTTCGCCTTCGCCGGTTCCACCCGCGTCGTCGCCGGTCCCGCCGCCTTCAAGGAATTCGACCGCCGCCCGCTCGTGCCTTCGCGCACCGATCTCGCTTCCGCCCTCCGCCTCGCCCACGCCTCCCTGCCCGCCGACCGCGTCCGCAGCGTCGTCGTCTTCACCGACGGCGTCACCGAACCCGCCGCCTGGGACTCCCTCCTCGCATCGCTCGCCGCCGACGACATCCGCGTCATCCCCGTCACCGTCGCCCGACCCGACGATCCCGAGGCCCTCGTCCGCGCCCTCCGCGCCCCCGCCCGCGTGCGCCAGCGCGAACCGTTCCGCATCTCCACCGACATCTCCAGCAACCGCGCCCAACCCGCCACGCTGCGCGTTTTCCGCAACGGCATCCTCGTCCAGTCCTCCCCCGTCACCCTCGCCGTCGGCGCCAACCGCTTCGAGTTCACCCAGGTCATCGAGTCCGACGCCCTCGCCGAATACGTTCTCCGCGTCGAGGCGCGCGACGACACCTTCGCCGACAACAACGAACTCACCACCCTCGTCCGCGCCGAGGGCGAGCCGCGCGTCCTGATGCTCACCGACGCGCCCGCCCAGGCCCGCTACCTCTCCCAGGCGCTCAAGCAGGAAGGCATCCGCCTCGACATCCGCCCCGCCCGCGGCGCCCCGCTCTCCCTCGGCGACCTGCAAAACTACGCGCTCCTCATCCTCGACAACGTCTCCGCCGTCGAACTCGGCGCGCCGCAACTCAAGCTCTACGCCTCCTACGTCACCGATTTCGGCGGCGGCCTGCTCATGCTCGGCGGAGACCAGAGCTTCGGCCTCGGAGGCTACCACCGCACGCCGATCGACGAGGTGCTTCCCCTGCGCAGCGACTTCCAGGCCGACGAGGAGGCCCCCTCGCTCGGTCTCGTCCTCATCATCGACAAGAGCGGCTCCATGTCCGGCGAACGCATCGAGATGGCCCGCGCCGCCGCCGCCGGCGCCATCGATCTGCTCACCCCCAAGGACTACGCCGGCATCGTGATTTTCGACAACGACGCCTCCTGGGCCGCCGAGATCCAGCCCGTCGTTGACCGCCATGATTTCCGGCGGCGCATCGCCTCCATCGAGGCCGACGGCGGCACCAACCTCTCCCCCGCGATGGACCTCGCCTACCGTGGCCTCGCCCCCGTCCCCGCCAAGCTCAAGCACGTCATCGTCCTCTCCGACGGCCAGTCCGAGCCGGGCAACATCCTCGAAATCGCCTCCCAGATGGCCCAGGCCGGCATGACCGTCTCCACCGTCGGCCTCGGCGAGGGCATCGACGTCGATAATCTCACCGAAATCGCCCGCCGCGGCAACGGCCGCTACTACTACACCGCCAACAGCCAGGACGTCCCCCAGATCCTCGCCAAGGAAACCGTCACCGCCGCCAAGTCCGCCCTCCAGGAGTTCCCCTTCGCCCCCCGCCGCTCCCGCGACGCCGGCTTCCTCGGCGGCATCGACTTCGCCGCCGCCCCGTTCCTCTACGGCTACGTCCGCACCGAGCTCCGCCCCACCGCCGAACTCTGGCTCGCCACCGAGCGCGGCGAACCGCTCCTCGCCACCTGGCGCCACGGCCTCGGCCATGCCGGCGCCTTCACCTCCGACGCCCGCGCCCGCTGGGCCACCGAATGGCTGCGCTGGGACGGCTACGGCCGCTTCTGGGTCCAGACCGTGCGCCACCTCATGCGCACCGACGCCGCCGCGCCCTTCGCCGTCGCCGTCGCCCCCGAGCCCGGCGCCGACGGCGACGGTTTCCGCATCACGCTCGACGCCGTCGACCCCGCCGGCGACTTCGTCACCAAGGCCACCGGCCGCGTCCTCGTGCTCGATCCCTCCGGCGAACGCCGCTCGCTCGACCTCGCCCCCGCCGGCCCCGGCCGCTTCACCGTGCGCGTGCCCGCCCCCGCCCGCGGCAACCACCATTTCGACATCCGCCTCGACTCCCCCGCCTTCCCCGACGGCGCCGTCCGCGCCTACGCCGCCGCCGCGCCGTCTTTTCCGGACGAATACAAACTCGCCCCTCCCGACTCCGCCTTGCTCGACCGCATCGCCGCCGCCACCCGCGGCGTGCGCGACCCCGCCGATCTCGCCGCGCTCCTCGCCGCCGACCCGCGCGCCGCCCGCCACGAGCACCCGCTCTGGCCCTGGCTCGCCGCCGCCGCCCTCCTCACCTTCCTCGTCGACGTCTCCCTCAAACGCCTCCCCTCCCCTCTTCGCCTCTAA